A stretch of Spirosoma oryzicola DNA encodes these proteins:
- the mgtE gene encoding magnesium transporter, producing the protein MTFELTKDYLDHIQSAIEAGDDTLLRTEMEELFPADISGILYELEPEPAHYLLSLLDKPVGAEILANLDPTDRTNLLKTFTSEELAPFINQMDSDDAVDLLNEQPIQVREEVIGLLEDREQARFILDLLHYDDSVAGGLMQKELIKINVNLTVNACIEEIRQQAEDVENVYAVYVVDDVGKLLGLVSLKKIVLARKTTRIDDIYDDDVVFVETYRPVTEVAEVMRKYDLDAIPVVNIQQRLLGRITIDDVVDVITEQAEEDIQVISGLSGEVEEDDNIWQRSKIQLPWLVAGAVGSLLAATVINGFQSELGKVSALAAFIPIIGSTGGNVGIQTSSLILQSLADTSGLSTTIAKRLLRTLLVAIINGLVVGLIAGTYTFLIGEPRLFFVVATSLLAVVLLASFMGTITPLLLNRIGINPAVASGPFITTANDLIGIGVYFMIAQWLLTEV; encoded by the coding sequence GTGACTTTCGAACTTACCAAAGATTATCTTGATCATATCCAATCAGCGATTGAAGCGGGCGACGACACGCTGCTTCGTACTGAGATGGAAGAACTGTTTCCCGCCGATATTTCGGGAATCCTGTACGAACTCGAACCGGAACCGGCCCATTACCTGCTCAGCCTGCTCGACAAACCCGTTGGCGCGGAGATTCTGGCGAACCTCGACCCAACAGACCGGACGAACCTGCTCAAAACGTTTACCTCCGAAGAGCTGGCTCCATTCATTAACCAGATGGACTCCGATGATGCCGTTGACCTACTCAACGAGCAGCCTATTCAGGTACGCGAAGAAGTGATTGGGCTGCTGGAAGATCGGGAGCAAGCCCGTTTTATTCTGGATCTGCTGCACTACGACGACAGCGTAGCGGGCGGCCTGATGCAGAAAGAGTTGATCAAAATAAATGTCAACCTGACGGTCAATGCCTGCATTGAGGAAATTCGCCAGCAAGCGGAAGACGTTGAAAATGTGTACGCTGTGTACGTCGTTGACGATGTTGGCAAATTGCTGGGGCTGGTTTCGTTGAAAAAAATCGTGCTCGCGCGTAAAACCACAAGAATCGACGATATCTACGACGATGACGTTGTATTCGTGGAGACCTACCGCCCCGTTACGGAAGTGGCCGAAGTGATGCGGAAGTACGACTTAGACGCCATTCCGGTGGTGAACATCCAGCAGCGCTTGCTGGGCCGGATTACGATTGACGACGTGGTTGACGTGATTACCGAACAGGCCGAAGAAGACATTCAGGTTATTTCAGGTCTTTCGGGGGAAGTCGAGGAAGACGACAACATCTGGCAGCGCTCAAAAATTCAGTTGCCCTGGCTTGTAGCGGGCGCCGTCGGCAGTTTGCTGGCAGCCACGGTTATCAACGGCTTTCAAAGCGAACTGGGCAAGGTTTCGGCCCTGGCGGCTTTTATTCCGATCATTGGCTCGACGGGCGGTAACGTTGGCATTCAAACCTCATCGCTGATTCTGCAAAGCCTGGCCGACACGTCGGGTCTGAGCACAACCATCGCCAAACGGCTCCTGCGAACCTTGCTGGTGGCCATCATCAACGGGTTGGTAGTTGGTTTGATCGCCGGAACGTACACCTTTCTCATTGGTGAACCCCGCCTGTTTTTTGTCGTCGCCACGTCCTTGCTGGCCGTTGTATTGCTGGCTTCCTTCATGGGTACGATAACGCCATTGCTTCTCAACCGAATCGGTATCAATCCGGCGGTAGCGTCAGGACCATTCATCACAACCGCAAATGACCTAATTGGGATCGGCGTTTACTTCATGATTGCCCAGTGGCTGCTCACCGAAGTTTAG
- the dtd gene encoding D-aminoacyl-tRNA deacylase: MLAVIQRVSQASVTIDNTVKGQIGTGFLILLGITHTDSREDVEWLSKKIVGMRVFNDADDKMNLDLTTVGGDILLISQFTLHASTKKGNRPSFIEAARPEVAIPLYEAMISQLTTDLGKPIQTGEFGADMKVSLLNDGPVTIVVDSKNRI; this comes from the coding sequence ATGCTTGCCGTTATTCAGCGCGTTTCCCAGGCATCCGTTACCATTGACAATACCGTTAAAGGTCAGATCGGAACCGGTTTTCTGATTTTGCTTGGCATCACTCACACCGACTCTCGTGAGGATGTGGAGTGGCTTAGTAAGAAGATTGTTGGGATGCGCGTCTTCAACGATGCCGATGACAAAATGAATCTCGACCTGACGACCGTTGGCGGAGACATTCTACTCATCAGTCAGTTTACGCTTCACGCCAGCACCAAAAAAGGCAATCGTCCTAGTTTCATCGAAGCCGCCCGGCCTGAAGTAGCCATACCACTTTATGAAGCCATGATTAGCCAGTTGACGACAGACCTCGGAAAGCCGATTCAGACGGGCGAATTTGGAGCGGACATGAAAGTATCGTTGCTCAACGACGGTCCGGTTACGATTGTGGTCGACTCTAAAAACAGGATTTAA
- a CDS encoding O-methyltransferase gives MDFLPSDLTAYAEAHTSPESDLLRQLNRNTRAHIMAPRMLSGHVQGRFLSMISWMIRPRRILEIGTYTGYSALCLAEGLTDDGKLITIDHNEELEDFARSYWQQSPLSAKIDFYLGQASAIIPTLDETFDLVFIDADKRNNALYFDLIIDKLRPGGFILADNVLWSGKVVEPIKLSDRDTPLVLAFNQKVQDDPRVENVLLPVRDGIMLIRKR, from the coding sequence ATGGATTTTCTACCCTCTGACCTTACTGCCTATGCCGAAGCGCACACGTCGCCCGAAAGCGATTTGCTGCGCCAGCTTAACCGAAACACCCGTGCCCATATCATGGCCCCCCGAATGCTGTCGGGGCATGTGCAGGGGCGATTCCTGTCGATGATTTCCTGGATGATCCGGCCCCGCCGTATTCTCGAAATCGGTACATACACGGGTTATTCAGCGCTGTGTCTTGCGGAAGGGTTGACCGACGACGGCAAACTAATCACCATCGACCATAACGAAGAGCTTGAGGATTTTGCACGTTCCTACTGGCAGCAATCGCCGTTGAGCGCTAAAATCGACTTTTATCTGGGGCAGGCTTCGGCTATTATTCCAACCCTCGACGAAACCTTCGATCTGGTTTTTATTGACGCCGACAAGCGCAACAATGCGCTGTATTTTGATTTGATTATCGACAAACTTCGACCGGGCGGTTTTATTTTGGCGGACAATGTCTTGTGGAGTGGCAAGGTTGTTGAACCCATAAAACTGTCTGATCGCGATACCCCTCTTGTCCTGGCTTTTAACCAAAAGGTTCAGGACGACCCGCGCGTCGAAAACGTGCTGTTACCCGTCCGCGACGGGATTATGCTGATCCGCAAACGCTGA
- a CDS encoding LysM peptidoglycan-binding domain-containing protein gives MRTLTYSFTLLFTLISLIATAQTSTSIPVVPEQVTFADISVRFDPDARRIIQQDVNALLSNRQYWTAKLDRVALYFPMIEAILIDEDVPTDFKYLAVQESSLIPDAVSTSMAVGYWQFKRETATDHGLRVDDEIDERKSITASTHGAAKYLKRSNTQFNNWVASLYSYYLGTGGISKLIPPDWSYAREVALDGRTDRYILRFFAHKLAIENALKFHQAGNQFALIEYGNGGGKTLKSIAEELGVDEFELRKYNRWVQGESVPTDKAYVMAIPVANNQINDIRQKIVNVGDKKRPDFVQNDVGFPVLRRVTTGRTSKSDPILYEINGLPGIQAQAGDNSASLARKAKISLSSFLRYNDMNEQDPIIVNDVYYLAKKMKKALVPFHTVRQDETSRSISQRYGIRLKKLMRYNRLDRLQKLTVGRVMWLRERRPANKPVEIINTPTPPVYDQTPTPPTRTEATVADRAPAERTNPNRSVDGLGNVPRNASERKMYQPKLVGGGVTPNDGTSEPATAPRPEPTRTVTSPSFESPAPSSQPASTQPNRSTNNEGSQRVVIVRTPDSSEPPRTVPVATTPEREQPAAPVAERATDSPVAAPKATKSSDTYASNRPVRTAPAPEPERGSYEGPREQQADGSLTIPSTPPARSGSPAVVKNETRSTPPAEKPLPEPVKPSASVMNRPATPAATSTNRTASTHTVEPGQTYYSISKLYGLTVDQLLTLNDLTANDGLRVGQQLVVKKAAGSPVASAPTKSAATASQGTATYHTVAKGETMFRISKQYGVSIEQIQEWNNLTDNTVKEGQRIKIMK, from the coding sequence ATGAGAACATTGACGTATTCCTTCACCCTTCTATTCACGCTAATTAGCCTGATTGCAACGGCCCAAACATCAACATCGATACCGGTTGTACCCGAACAGGTAACGTTTGCTGACATTTCGGTCCGGTTCGATCCCGATGCCCGACGCATCATCCAGCAGGATGTCAACGCGCTGCTCTCTAACCGACAATACTGGACCGCCAAACTGGACCGGGTAGCGTTGTATTTTCCGATGATCGAAGCAATTCTGATCGACGAGGACGTACCAACGGACTTCAAATACCTGGCCGTTCAGGAAAGCTCACTTATACCCGACGCCGTGTCAACATCGATGGCGGTTGGCTACTGGCAGTTCAAGCGCGAAACCGCAACCGACCACGGATTGCGCGTGGACGACGAGATTGATGAACGGAAAAGCATTACGGCTTCGACCCACGGTGCCGCAAAATATTTGAAGCGAAGCAATACACAGTTCAACAACTGGGTCGCTTCGCTGTACTCCTATTACCTCGGCACCGGCGGTATTTCCAAATTGATTCCTCCCGATTGGTCCTACGCCCGCGAAGTGGCGCTCGATGGCCGTACGGACCGCTACATCCTACGCTTCTTCGCCCACAAACTTGCGATTGAAAATGCCCTGAAATTTCACCAGGCTGGCAATCAGTTCGCCTTGATCGAATACGGTAACGGCGGGGGCAAAACACTGAAATCCATTGCCGAAGAGCTGGGAGTCGATGAATTTGAGTTGCGAAAATACAACCGTTGGGTGCAGGGCGAAAGCGTCCCAACCGACAAAGCCTACGTGATGGCAATCCCCGTTGCCAACAACCAGATTAATGACATCCGCCAGAAAATTGTCAACGTCGGCGACAAAAAACGACCTGATTTTGTCCAGAACGACGTTGGATTTCCGGTGTTGCGTCGGGTAACAACCGGTCGGACTAGCAAAAGCGATCCAATTCTGTACGAAATCAACGGTTTACCCGGTATTCAGGCCCAGGCCGGAGACAACAGTGCGTCATTGGCGCGCAAGGCTAAAATCAGCCTGTCGAGCTTCCTGCGCTACAATGATATGAACGAACAGGACCCGATCATTGTCAACGACGTGTATTACTTGGCGAAGAAGATGAAAAAGGCACTGGTTCCTTTCCATACCGTTCGTCAGGATGAAACCTCACGCAGTATTTCGCAACGCTACGGTATCCGGCTTAAGAAACTGATGCGTTATAACCGGCTCGACCGCCTTCAGAAGCTGACGGTAGGTCGGGTGATGTGGCTTCGCGAGCGCCGACCCGCCAACAAACCCGTTGAGATTATCAATACCCCAACACCACCGGTTTACGATCAGACACCTACCCCCCCTACCCGAACCGAGGCAACGGTAGCCGACCGCGCGCCAGCAGAAAGAACCAACCCGAATCGGTCGGTAGATGGACTGGGAAATGTACCCCGGAACGCGTCGGAGCGCAAAATGTACCAGCCAAAACTGGTTGGTGGCGGTGTCACGCCGAATGATGGAACGTCGGAACCGGCCACAGCCCCCCGGCCCGAACCTACGCGCACAGTGACGAGTCCATCGTTCGAAAGCCCGGCCCCCAGCAGTCAGCCCGCGTCAACTCAACCGAATCGGTCAACGAACAACGAAGGCTCGCAACGTGTAGTAATCGTTCGTACGCCCGACTCCTCCGAACCACCACGCACGGTTCCGGTTGCAACCACTCCAGAGCGCGAACAACCAGCTGCACCCGTTGCGGAGCGCGCTACAGATTCGCCCGTTGCAGCACCCAAGGCGACAAAGTCGTCGGATACGTATGCCAGCAATCGTCCGGTCAGAACAGCCCCAGCGCCGGAACCCGAACGGGGTTCTTACGAAGGTCCGCGCGAACAGCAGGCCGATGGCTCATTGACCATTCCATCGACTCCGCCCGCCCGCTCTGGTTCACCAGCCGTGGTGAAGAACGAAACCCGCTCGACTCCGCCCGCCGAGAAGCCACTCCCCGAACCCGTAAAGCCGTCGGCATCGGTCATGAATCGTCCAGCGACACCAGCGGCTACAAGCACCAATCGGACGGCTTCGACGCACACGGTAGAACCCGGTCAGACCTATTACAGCATTTCAAAACTCTATGGTCTCACGGTTGATCAATTATTGACCCTAAATGACCTGACAGCCAACGACGGACTGAGAGTTGGTCAACAGTTGGTCGTCAAAAAAGCAGCGGGTAGCCCGGTCGCGTCGGCACCAACCAAATCGGCAGCAACGGCATCCCAGGGAACTGCCACCTACCATACCGTTGCAAAAGGTGAAACAATGTTCCGCATTTCGAAACAGTATGGCGTCAGCATCGAACAGATTCAGGAGTGGAATAATCTAACAGATAACACCGTTAAGGAAGGCCAACGAATTAAAATAATGAAGTAG
- a CDS encoding DUF3109 family protein, whose amino-acid sequence MILIDNTCISDDVAEKFFVCNLDKCKGACCVEGDMGAPLEGDEPAILDRIFNDVKPYLSPEGIREIELRGGYESDGDGGFVTNTVGGRECVYATWNERGILKCGIEEAYNDGKVNWKKPISCHLYPIRVTKYESFHALNYDRWPICSPACGFGEQLNVPIYKFVREALVRAYGEEWYGQLTKAIEEKE is encoded by the coding sequence ATGATTCTGATTGATAATACGTGCATCAGCGACGACGTTGCCGAAAAGTTTTTTGTCTGCAACTTAGATAAATGCAAAGGAGCCTGCTGCGTTGAGGGCGACATGGGCGCTCCACTCGAAGGCGACGAACCGGCTATTCTGGACCGGATTTTTAACGATGTAAAACCGTATCTGTCGCCGGAAGGCATTCGGGAAATAGAGCTGCGCGGGGGGTACGAATCCGACGGCGACGGCGGTTTTGTCACGAATACCGTGGGTGGTCGGGAGTGCGTATACGCCACCTGGAACGAACGGGGTATTTTGAAATGCGGTATTGAGGAAGCTTACAACGACGGAAAAGTTAATTGGAAGAAGCCCATATCCTGCCACCTGTATCCAATTCGCGTTACCAAATACGAATCGTTCCATGCGCTCAACTACGACCGCTGGCCGATTTGTAGTCCAGCCTGTGGTTTCGGCGAACAGCTAAACGTTCCTATTTACAAGTTTGTCCGTGAAGCCTTGGTTCGGGCTTACGGCGAAGAATGGTACGGTCAGCTAACGAAAGCCATTGAGGAAAAAGAATAG
- a CDS encoding MGMT family protein — MPEQRNYFEEVYEVVRLVPKGRVTTYGAIARYLSLRAGARMVGWAMNGSHNYPNVPAHRVVNSVGVLSGKHFFGGPTIMQQLLEDEGVAVVDDRVVDFEKRLWDPSLELTL, encoded by the coding sequence ATGCCTGAACAGCGCAACTATTTTGAGGAAGTGTACGAAGTCGTGCGGCTGGTTCCGAAAGGACGCGTAACGACGTACGGCGCTATTGCTCGTTATCTGAGTTTACGGGCCGGTGCCCGCATGGTTGGCTGGGCCATGAACGGCAGCCACAACTATCCGAATGTACCGGCGCACCGGGTTGTCAATAGCGTCGGCGTGCTGTCGGGTAAGCATTTTTTCGGTGGTCCAACCATTATGCAGCAACTGCTGGAAGATGAAGGCGTAGCGGTAGTTGACGACCGGGTAGTCGATTTTGAAAAGCGGCTTTGGGACCCTTCTCTAGAACTGACCCTGTAG